The following DNA comes from Candidatus Nitrosotalea okcheonensis.
ATGCAGTGATTGACTGGAAGGCAAAATTAAACCAAGGTCTTGGAAGACATCCAGTTTGGAACATCACTCTAGTCAAGGTTCCAATTTCTCAGCAAAATAGTTTTAATTATACAGAGTGTGATATTACAATAAAATATTTTCCACAGCCACAAAAAAATTCTAATGGATTTATTGCTACAGGGGTAACAATACCAAACTTTGAAACTGGTAAAACCAACATTGAGATTTATTATTTAGACGTAGAGCCAAACTGGATCAAAAAAGAATGGACGGTCGGCGGCCAGATGTATTATACATATGTAGACGAGCCACAATATACAGGTCTTGTTGCCACAAGTACACAGTTAGATTCCACCATCAGGCATGAGATTGGCCACTCATTTGGTCTTGGACATTATATTGTACCATATGACAGATTACGCAACATCATCAATGGGTTAGAGGACATGCCATCAATCATGATAGACGCAGTAACTATTCTTGGTGTAAAACATTACGATATAACACCACTTGATGTTGCCCAAGTCAAATCAACATACGGTGATGGAGGATTTGACAATCCAATACAGAAAAAAGATTACCACCACATGGTACATCAGATTAGCATGTCCAAGCAGTATTACCAACCAGGTGAGGAAGTAACATTGGATGTCAATACCGGCATGTTTGATGACAAGTCATTTGCAGAAATTCTCGTAATTGATTCCAATAATACCATGATAGAAAATATTGGAATTTCAAAATTAAACTCCACAATACCATTAGGAAATGCATACCAGAAAAACGAAAAATATCTTGCAGAAATGATCAATCCAATTACCGGAGACTGGGATTTTGCCAGTTTTACTGTTGGAGTTCCGATTTCACAGATAACAAATATGAATCAAAATATTCCAGTCTTACAGACACAGATTCCATCATGGGTAAAAAACAATGCAAAACTATGGTCTCAGAATTTGATTCCAGATGAAGAGTTTGTAAAAGGACTCGAATTTTTGTCAGTCCAAGGCATGATAAAGATACCTCATAGTATAGATGAAAACAATCTGGGTCGCATTCCAGTATGGATAAAGACAGCTGCAAAATTGTGGTCAACCGGAGAAATATCAGACGATGAGTTTGTCAGAGGACTCCAATATTTGACAGACAATGGGATCATTCCAGCTCAAAAATAGAAAACCTAGACACAAAACAGGACCAAGAGTTGTGAAAAGTTAAATTGCAACATTTTTAACGATATCTCAATGTCGGAGCTAATCCATTACCAGATACAGCAGTTAATTGACAATGGACAGACAGTACAGTTGACACTTGCCGAAGATGTCCAGACAGAGCCAGTTTCTCAAAAGCAGCTGATGCTTGATGCAATAAACCGTAAATTAGACCCAGAACTACGAGACCAGATTGCTCCATTTATAGAGGCAATACTTCAAGCCCAGCCAACTATTGCAATCAAAAGTTATGCCCAGACATCAATCACCATAACCATGCCCAAACGAAGATATGAAAAAATGGGCAGTCCTGCAGTAGGCCAAAGACTTGAAATTAACATGAGAAAAATCTAGACCAGTTTTTCAATTTCAGATACAGTCTCAAGAGGCAAGGAACATGTAAAATCCCTGCAGACATAGACTTTGGTTTTGGCGTCTTCAAATTCTTTTCCTGTAAAAAACTGCAGATCTTTTAGATTTTCAAGATCCTCTTTTTTAGATATCATGACAAGAATTGCTTCTGGTATGAATTTTTTTAAGAGATAATTTTTAATATTATGATTTATCGTGTTTACCAGTGTAATTTCTACTGGCTTTTGCAGGTATGCATACATTGTATTTAGCAATTGTCCAAACCCAAATGGATTTTCCGCAGCCATCACTGCAAGTGATTCCATGACTTTGATAGATATGTCAAGATATTTTTTTTCTTGTGTGAGATGATATAGCCGCAGCATAACCCATGCTGTAACAGAATTCCCAGACGGCAGGGACAAGTCGTAAATGTTTTTTGTCCTTATGATTAGCTTCTCGTGATTGTCAGCAGTAAAGAAAAAGCTTTTTTGGTTTTCATCCCAGAAATGCTCAATTAAATAATTTGCATAATATACTGCAAGATCAAGATGTTTTTTTGACGGTGCAATCTCAAAATAGTCAAGCAATGAATTTACAAAATATGCATAATCATCAAGATATGCCCTAAGCTTAGAGTGACCATTTTTGTATGTGTGAAGCAACTCGCCATCTCGGGTCAGTTGTGATTCAATGAATTCAATGCAGTTTGTGGCAGCCTGGAAAAAGTCCCACTCTCCTGTAACACGATATCCTTTGATAAATGCAGTAATCATGAGTGAATTCCAGTTGGTCATTATCTTGTCATCTCGGCCCGGTGGAACTCGCTGTACCCGTACTGCATAGAGTTTTTCTCTGGATTGTTGTAGAATTTGCTTTATTTCCGATTCACTCTTGCCAAAGTGAAATGCTATTGATGACAGGTTCATGTTGTTATACAAGATAGTGTGTCCCTCAAAGTTGCCACCATCTGTAACATCATAGTACAGACAGAAAATGTCTGCGTCTTTTCCCAATATCTCTTGGATCTCTTTTTTCTTCCAGACGTAGAATTTCCCTTCCTCGCCCTCAGAGTCTGCATCTTCTGCAGAGTAGAATCCCCCTTGGGGCGATGTCATATGTCCTAAAACATATCGCAGCGTGCCATTTATGACCTCAAGGTATCTTGGATCTTTAGAAATCTGGTACGCCTCGGCATAGACCGGAGGCAAAAGTGCATTATCATATAACATCTTTTCAAAATGCGGTACTAGCCATCTGGCATCAGTAGAATACCGGTGAAATCCGCCGCCAAGTTGATCATACATTCCGCCATTTGCCATTTTGGTCAGAGTCTTAAATGCAAACTCCTGAAACTTGGCAATTCCAGATAGTTTAGAATACCTTAGAACAAAGGATATGTTTGATGCATTTGGAAATTTTGGTGCTTGACCAAATCCGCCATTTGTTGTATCTGCAATTGATAATAAATTCATCGCTGCTTCATCAAGGATTGACCTTTCCAATTTGGAATCAAGTGAAATAGACTCGGTTTTTTGTAGTGTGTTGATAAAACTTTCAGCAGCTTGCTCTACATTACCAGGCTTTTCTTTCCAGGCTTGTGCAAGCTGTAATACAATGCTTCCAAATCCTGGCCTTCCATAGTTATCAAGTGGTGGAAAATATGTGCCGACATAAAATGGTCTTTGATCAGGGGTCAGAAACACGCTAAGAGGCCAGCCACCGCTTCCAGTAGTCATCTGACAAACTTTTTGATAGATATCATCAATATCTGGTCTCTCTTCCCTATCTACTTTGATATTGATGAAATTCTCGTTCATTGCTTTTGCAATTTCTTCGCTTTCAAATGATTCATGAGCCATGACGTGACACCAATGACATGCACTATATCCTATACTTAGAAAGATTGGCTTGTTTTCTTGTTTTGCCTTGTCTAGTGCCTCTTCTCCCCACGCATACCACTGGACAGGATTGTTAGCATGTTGTAAAAGATATGGGCTGGACTCTTTTATCAAATTGTTTGGCAATACACATCATACAAGAAAATTACAGTATTTGTATTAATCTCTTTAACAGAAAGAATAATGTTACATGTTTTCACGTCAAAATCAAGTAATGCAATCTAGTATGATATTTCTTGTTTTGTCAATTTTGGTATTGGGTGTTACAATACCTACAGGATATGCATTTTCACAACAGCCCAATGTGTGCAATCCTCATACCATTTGTGCTCATCCCGGAGACATGCTCAGATACAATATTACAATAAGAGACATGAACAGCTCCCAGACATACAATTTTGGTTCCATGCCTGATGCAAACACCATCAATATCATACAAAGTCAGGACGACATCAAGGGTATCCAAAATTCCACACTAGTTCTCAACCTAAAGACCGGCTTTGCGCATGGTGTACAAGATGCCAATGCAGTTCAGCCATTTCTTGAGATGTTAGCATCACCAATAGATTATAACCAGTCAGATACTTCAGTGACACCAGTTATAACAGACTTTAATGGATTCAAAAGAACTTCTCTTGTTGCGTTCCACTCTACTGAAAACAGTACATCAAAAATTGTATATGATATTGAGACAGGAATTCTGTTAGAAGAGCAGTCCACATCAATTATTTCGATCAATGGTAATCCAGAAGTTATTAATTTTGCAGACAAGCTATCTGATACTAATATGATAAATTCAGACTCGGGTTCCACCAACACTCAAAGCCAGATATCAATACCAAAGTGGGTCAAAAATACTGCCAGATCATGGTCCCAAGGAGACATACGGGATTCAGAGTTTACAAATGCAATCCAGTATCTCATATCAAATGGCATAATGCACATACCACATGGTACATCTGGTGTAAATTCTTCCCAGTCAATTCCAGCGTGGATAAAGCAAAGTACTGGAATGTGGGCAGGAGGTCAGATTACAGACAATGAGTTTGTGCAAGGCATCCAGTGGCTTATTACAAAAGGCATAATCCAGGTCTGAAACCAGCAAGTTAAATAAAACAAGGAAATGTTTCAGTTATGAATTGTAAGAGGTGTCATCATACAAGTGACGCGCATATGCCATCTGAAGAAAGCAAGTCTCTAGTAAAATTTGGCAAGTGCATCATAAGGACTTGCGCATGTTCACAATTTATCGAGCCCATTGAAGAGATTGACGATGATCTAGTCTAAGTTTTATTTAGTGACAGTATTTATTTTGAGATTTTCTGACAGGGAGATTGTTTTTGCATTGTTTGAAGTAGTGTTTGAAATTGTCATTGTGTGATTTGAGGAACCAGTTGCTGTAGCATTTGCAGTCATAGAAATAGTATCTGCCTTAGTCTCAGCAGTCATGTTTGATTTTGTACTATTACCAGTGGAAGTACTTGTGTTAATCGTCATCTTCCCTGTAGAATTTACAGTTGCGTTAACCGGGGCTACAACACTTGTACTGGTTGTCATTTTTACAGTAGCATTTACCACAGTTGCGTTAACAGGAGATGCAATACTTGTAGTATTTTGTATAACAGGAGCAGGTGGTGGAGGAGGAATTAATTTTGGCGGTGTTGATGTAATCTGGTTAATATTTTCAGATTCTAGAGTCGGAGTATAACTTGAGCCAAGTATCTGCTTGAGGTTGTCATCAAACGATGAAGTAAATGTAAGTATCCGTACTTGAGGATCAGCATTTGCTGTCGCGTATCTTGCAGAATCATTAGTTGCTGCACCAAGTGAAGGGTCCAGTGTTTGAGGAGAAAGCCTTGCACCAACAGGCATCATAGTGTTAAATGACACAATATTATACCCAGAAGTAGGAGTCATTGCATACACCTCTGCAAGAGAGACTGAGTTTGTATTGTTTACAGTTGATGTGTCAAAGATTAGGACTTGGCCTTTCTGACCGTTGTAATTTGGCATGTATTGATTTCTCAGTTGTACGGCATCAGCAAAGTTGCTTGCAGCACCCAAGAGTTGAATCTTGGCACCTACTGGTTGAGTATAATCAAATGCAACTATCGTGTAACCGTGTTTTGGCGTCATGGCAGTAATCTCTTGTTTTGCCATTATGTCACCTGAAAAATGATAATTGCCACCTATTTCCAACACCAATAAACCGATGAGTACTAGAGATACTGAAATTACAATTAGTGAATAACCGACTTTTCTATAATTGTGAGGATTTTTGTCTTTTACAACCGGTGGTGTGCTGTTCGATGGTTCGGGAGTATGAGACATTTGTTTCCCAACAATTGGGGGCTGAATTTAATCTTTTATTGTCACAAAGATACAGAATACAATACTACGATAACGTCACTTTTTGGCTTGGTCTACTTTGAAGATCTGTATCATCATCAGATCTAGTGCTTTTTTGATGTGCTCTGACTCGTCAACGATGTGTTTTTGATTTTCTGCAAGTATCTTTAACACTCCCATCATGGATTTTTTTTCTCGATCAGTTGACGATGCCTCCAATGCACTTATTCTAGATATCAAAACATCTAGTTCTTTTTTGAGTTCCTGGCCATGAGACTTGGTCTTGTCCATGGAGATGGTTTTTCATATCATCATATATCAATATATTAAAATCACGACCATGCAAGAGAGGTTACCGTGATCGAAGAAAACCTAGCGTCATTGGGTATTTTGCTTCCAACACCACCCAAGCCTGCTGGCTCGTACATCCCAGTTGTAAGAACAGGCAATCTCATCTTTGTATCAGGACAAATACCAATGAAGGATGGACAGGTGCAATTCAAGGGACAGGTTCCAACAAGCATCTCCATAGAAGATGCTCAAAAGGCAGCCAAGTTATGCATTACAAATGTTTTAGCACAGATTAAAGCAGAGATTGGTACTCTGGACAAAATAACAAAGATTGTGAAAGTTTCAGGATTTGTCAACAGTTCTCCAGAATTTTACGAGCATCCAAAAATAATCAATGCAGCATCTGATCTTTTGTTTGCAATTTTTGGAGAAAAGGGAAAGCATGCAAGAATTGCAGTAGGAGTTGCGAGTTTGCCTCTAAATTCAGCAGTAGAAATTGATCTGGTAGCAGAAACTACTTGAGTTTTGAATTAAATTTTTTCAGGAATATGCCCATTTTTTCTTTCGGTATGACCGCACCACATGCTTTATCATGTCCCCCGCCAGAACCGCCAAGCTCTGTTGCCAATTGGTTTACAATCCTGCCAAGATGTATCTTGCATGACTTTGCACCTCTTACTGATACTGCATAGATTCCTTGTTCCTCCCGTAACTTGTATGACACACCTACTTCTTTTCCGGACAAACCCAAGACAAAGTTTACTGCCATGCTTGCACCAGAGTCTGTGACTTCCATATAGGAGAGATTTTTCATTTTTTTCATATTGTCTTTGACTTTTTGTATCACGCCAGAGATTCTCTCTGCTTGTATTCTTGCAAATTCAAACGTATTGTTTATCTGATGCGGGTATTTTGAATCACTGAGCTCATCCACCAGATATAGAAGAAATTCCGGATCCTTTTGGTGGCTGGTAATTGTAAATGTGAGAACTGTCGCTTCCAGCAATACAAACTGCCTGTCAAATCTTTGCAACTGTGCAGCACCAATTGGCCTGTCTTCCATATAATCAGTTACTGCAGCACATGCTGCAAGAAAAGAGCCATAGTCTGACAATTTGGGCTTGAATGCATTATACACCTGAACGGTTGTACACTCGTTAATAGTATGAATTAGTTTCACTTTTAATGCCTTGATCTTCTTTTTTATGGATTCTTCAATATCATGATGGTCAATGTATGTTATTGTTACCTTATTTTTTCTCAATGCCTTTAACAGTTCAATGAACTGGTCTTGATTTGACTTGCTCAGCCCAAGGTCACATATGTATAATGTCTTTAGTTTTTCATCACTTTTTAGCGCTTCAAGCTCATTCATTAGTCCGGGATAGTCCACTAGCTTTGTTTCTCCGCCAAATGCTTTTCTGATTAGTGATGCAGAGCTTATGCCATCAGCATCTTCTTTATGTGAGACACAGACAACTCTAGTTCTTGCCATGGATTATTCACGGGATAGAACACCCTCATTTAAACTAAAAAACAGGCCTAGCCTTTTTCAAGCTCATATATGTTTTAAATTCCGCAACAAGTGTCTGATGCCCCTTTACATCTTGCAATACTACACAATACATATCATAAAACGATATTCCAAGCAACCTAGACTCCCGGTCAAGATCAGAAATCTCTTGTAAGATTCTAGGATCCTTTGTCTCCACCACAAAATTATCCACCATGCGTACAAATTCGTCATCCCACTGGCTCATTTCTAAGGAAAATAGGATAAATTTTGCTATAATTGCCAAAGTTGTTAGATTAGACCAACTGCTTAATTTTTTATTTACAAATTAGGATACTAACAAATTAGCAATAATTTAATACATATTTTTTCCATTATAACCCGTGCAGACAAAGAATATCGGACTTCGAAATATCGAGGTGGCAGATACCAAGATTTCTGCAATAGATGGCATAAATGGAAAGCTCATCTATAGAGGCTATGATGTTTTAGACTTGGTAAAAAAATCAACCTTTGAGGAGACAGCGTGTCTTTTGCTCAACGACGACCTGCCAACTCAAGATGTACTGTCTTTATTTTCAGAGAAATTGGTAACAACCCGTGAGATTCCAGAGGGCTTGGAAAAAATGTTAAGAAGTATGCCCAAGGCTGCAAATCCAATGGATGTACTCCAATCTACCGTATCCATGATGGCAGTGCATGATACCGAAAAAGTAGATGATAGGATAACTAACTATAGCAGGGCCATCAATTTGATTTCAAAGATTCCAATCATTGTGGCATGTTGGGACAGGATTAGAAACGGCCAAGAGATAATCCAACCGTCAAAAAAGCTAAATCATGCCGGCAATTTTCTATACATGCTTACAGGAAAAGAGCCAGATACAGAGACTGCAAGAATTTTTGATATTTGTCTGATATTGCATGCAGAGCACAGTTTTAACGCGTCAACATTTGCGGCACGCGAGGTAGCATCAACACGTGCAAATATGTATGCGGCAGTCAGTGCTGCAGTTGGTGCACTAAGCGGAGAACTGCATGGTGGTGCAAACTTTCAGGTAATGAAGATGCTCTTAGAGATTGGATCTGAGGAAAAAGTCGAACCGTGGATAAAAAACAGGCTGGAAAAGAGTCAGAAGATAATGGGCATGGGTCATGCGGTATACAAGACATTTGATCCAAGAGCAGAAGTTCTCCGAGAGTTGTCAAGAAGACTTGCAGAAAAGACAGGACAGCCATGGTATGCCATTACAAAAAGAGTTGAAGAAGTCACAGAGGAGGAGATGAAAAAAATCAAGAGTTCGGATATTTTTCCAAATGTTGACCTGTACAGCGCATCAGTATATTACATGTTAGGCATCCCAATGGATCTCAACACGCCAATATTTGCAATATCTCGCGTGTCAGGGTGGACATCTCATATAATAGAAGAGAAATTTGCAGAGGCTGCACCAAAACCAATGCTTTACAGGCCAAAGGCAGTGTACGTTGGGAAATATTGTGGACCATCAGGATGCGAGTATGTGTCCATCGAAAAACGCCTGACACAAATTTAGACAGCAATTCAATTTCCTAGTCTTTAGTTTCAAAAAAACACAGATGCATAATGTATGCAAACTATAGAAAAATCTCACTGCGTCTTTAGATAGATCAAAAACAGTATAGATAATGTTGGAAAACGCATTTGGAACAAAACCCATTCCTGGCAAAAGTATGCTTGCATTGGTGTTTATTTCCATCTTGTTTGCATCACTTGGCATATCAACAAGTCAAGCATTTGCAATGGGTCAAGCACCATCAACATGCTCCAACCGATATGATGGAACAATCACCGCCATGAAAATAATTGTAGGACATAGAACATATGATCCAATAACAAATCCAGATACAACATTTCAGTTGAGAAATGACCGATCATATACGGTAACATTCACCATCCACACAACAAATCAAAGCTCTCAGAATAACACGCTTGCTGGAGACACATGGTATGACACCAGTTCTCCAGGATACCAATTAGGTGAGTGTGTCACAGGTGCAGGTTCAAATCAAGATGTCGCAGTGACTGTAACTGAAACACATCCAGGCAACATTGCACCACAGACAATACAGAATGTTTCATGGAAGACTCTGATGCCAGGAGATATAACATATAACATAAAATGGATCAATCCCTAGTATGTCACGGATGAGTCCTACCAATTTTAATTTTTATTTGAGCAATCAAATCGGTGATAATATTTTTTAAAAATCAAGTGAATGAATTGGCTAGTTTCTATTTGCAAGCCAGTCTTTTGCTTTAGAATCTACATCATGTCGATGCAATACATGAAACACCATTTCATAAAATGTGATTCCTCTTTTTTGTGCCTCGCAGTCAATCCATTTTAATCCCTCTGCAAGCTCTGGATCATATTCTGAGAAATCAACAAGTTCGTCCACCATGTTTGTAAAAAATGAATTTGCTTCTAACACGGTTAACAAGTTTTCATTTTTCTTATTCAGTAGTATACAGAAAATATATTGACATATTTGGTAAATATGTTGACATGGAGCACATTTATTTTTTTGACGGTGATCAAAAAAAGATCTCTTGGATAATTGAAAACATTCAATCAAGATCAAAAGAGAATAGAATACATGCAGAATATTTTTACAATGTTGTTACACCGGAGCAATCA
Coding sequences within:
- a CDS encoding zinc metalloprotease; amino-acid sequence: MKKTIPTIALIVLFSWSVFVPTVVPAFATGQFLQMPIRVHHGPIICAIEPHADPNFPTVGKQLLDETEYAVIDWKAKLNQGLGRHPVWNITLVKVPISQQNSFNYTECDITIKYFPQPQKNSNGFIATGVTIPNFETGKTNIEIYYLDVEPNWIKKEWTVGGQMYYTYVDEPQYTGLVATSTQLDSTIRHEIGHSFGLGHYIVPYDRLRNIINGLEDMPSIMIDAVTILGVKHYDITPLDVAQVKSTYGDGGFDNPIQKKDYHHMVHQISMSKQYYQPGEEVTLDVNTGMFDDKSFAEILVIDSNNTMIENIGISKLNSTIPLGNAYQKNEKYLAEMINPITGDWDFASFTVGVPISQITNMNQNIPVLQTQIPSWVKNNAKLWSQNLIPDEEFVKGLEFLSVQGMIKIPHSIDENNLGRIPVWIKTAAKLWSTGEISDDEFVRGLQYLTDNGIIPAQK
- a CDS encoding thioredoxin domain-containing protein — protein: MIKESSPYLLQHANNPVQWYAWGEEALDKAKQENKPIFLSIGYSACHWCHVMAHESFESEEIAKAMNENFINIKVDREERPDIDDIYQKVCQMTTGSGGWPLSVFLTPDQRPFYVGTYFPPLDNYGRPGFGSIVLQLAQAWKEKPGNVEQAAESFINTLQKTESISLDSKLERSILDEAAMNLLSIADTTNGGFGQAPKFPNASNISFVLRYSKLSGIAKFQEFAFKTLTKMANGGMYDQLGGGFHRYSTDARWLVPHFEKMLYDNALLPPVYAEAYQISKDPRYLEVINGTLRYVLGHMTSPQGGFYSAEDADSEGEEGKFYVWKKKEIQEILGKDADIFCLYYDVTDGGNFEGHTILYNNMNLSSIAFHFGKSESEIKQILQQSREKLYAVRVQRVPPGRDDKIMTNWNSLMITAFIKGYRVTGEWDFFQAATNCIEFIESQLTRDGELLHTYKNGHSKLRAYLDDYAYFVNSLLDYFEIAPSKKHLDLAVYYANYLIEHFWDENQKSFFFTADNHEKLIIRTKNIYDLSLPSGNSVTAWVMLRLYHLTQEKKYLDISIKVMESLAVMAAENPFGFGQLLNTMYAYLQKPVEITLVNTINHNIKNYLLKKFIPEAILVMISKKEDLENLKDLQFFTGKEFEDAKTKVYVCRDFTCSLPLETVSEIEKLV
- a CDS encoding RidA family protein, whose product is MIEENLASLGILLPTPPKPAGSYIPVVRTGNLIFVSGQIPMKDGQVQFKGQVPTSISIEDAQKAAKLCITNVLAQIKAEIGTLDKITKIVKVSGFVNSSPEFYEHPKIINAASDLLFAIFGEKGKHARIAVGVASLPLNSAVEIDLVAETT
- a CDS encoding DHHA1 domain-containing protein — its product is MARTRVVCVSHKEDADGISSASLIRKAFGGETKLVDYPGLMNELEALKSDEKLKTLYICDLGLSKSNQDQFIELLKALRKNKVTITYIDHHDIEESIKKKIKALKVKLIHTINECTTVQVYNAFKPKLSDYGSFLAACAAVTDYMEDRPIGAAQLQRFDRQFVLLEATVLTFTITSHQKDPEFLLYLVDELSDSKYPHQINNTFEFARIQAERISGVIQKVKDNMKKMKNLSYMEVTDSGASMAVNFVLGLSGKEVGVSYKLREEQGIYAVSVRGAKSCKIHLGRIVNQLATELGGSGGGHDKACGAVIPKEKMGIFLKKFNSKLK
- a CDS encoding citrate/2-methylcitrate synthase: MQTKNIGLRNIEVADTKISAIDGINGKLIYRGYDVLDLVKKSTFEETACLLLNDDLPTQDVLSLFSEKLVTTREIPEGLEKMLRSMPKAANPMDVLQSTVSMMAVHDTEKVDDRITNYSRAINLISKIPIIVACWDRIRNGQEIIQPSKKLNHAGNFLYMLTGKEPDTETARIFDICLILHAEHSFNASTFAAREVASTRANMYAAVSAAVGALSGELHGGANFQVMKMLLEIGSEEKVEPWIKNRLEKSQKIMGMGHAVYKTFDPRAEVLRELSRRLAEKTGQPWYAITKRVEEVTEEEMKKIKSSDIFPNVDLYSASVYYMLGIPMDLNTPIFAISRVSGWTSHIIEEKFAEAAPKPMLYRPKAVYVGKYCGPSGCEYVSIEKRLTQI